The Corynebacterium renale genome includes a region encoding these proteins:
- the dxr gene encoding 1-deoxy-D-xylulose-5-phosphate reductoisomerase: MGCVKKRILILGSTGSIGTQALEVIEENPDLFSVAGLAAGGRSPELLIEQAQRHSVPAHRVAIASEKAADTVVTHLGDGVVVGPNSAHQLVEAALADGDVDLVLNGLVGSMGLHSTLATIQAGVPLALANKESLVAGGEFVRKQAAPGQIIPVDSEHSAMAQCWRSGRDEEVARLVLTASGGPFRGWSREEMWEVTPQQAAAHPTWSMGQMNTLNSATLINKGLELIEAALLFGVDPDAIDVTVHPQSIIHSMVTFTDGATIAQASVPSMKLPIGLAMNWPHRVAEVEPAVDFSQAFSWDFEPVDNEAFPAVELARTVARAGGAMPAVYNASNEEAAAAFLDGQIHFPQIVDTVGYVVEKLGHWATEITSVDMILDAEKEARAAAQEYLAGL, from the coding sequence ATGGGATGTGTGAAAAAGCGGATTCTCATTCTCGGTTCTACTGGTTCAATTGGCACTCAGGCTCTGGAAGTTATTGAAGAAAACCCAGATCTTTTTAGCGTCGCCGGTTTGGCGGCTGGTGGCCGAAGCCCGGAACTCCTTATAGAACAAGCCCAGCGCCACAGTGTGCCCGCGCACCGTGTAGCTATTGCGTCGGAAAAGGCAGCAGATACCGTCGTTACGCATCTGGGCGATGGGGTAGTGGTCGGACCGAATTCAGCGCATCAGCTCGTCGAAGCAGCGTTAGCCGATGGGGATGTCGACCTTGTTTTGAATGGCTTGGTCGGATCGATGGGTCTACACTCCACGCTTGCAACTATCCAAGCGGGTGTTCCCTTAGCGCTGGCGAACAAAGAATCTCTCGTTGCCGGTGGCGAATTCGTGCGAAAGCAGGCAGCTCCTGGTCAGATAATCCCGGTTGATTCTGAACATTCAGCGATGGCGCAGTGCTGGCGTTCTGGTCGCGATGAGGAAGTAGCGCGACTAGTTCTCACTGCATCGGGTGGCCCTTTCCGCGGCTGGTCGCGCGAAGAAATGTGGGAGGTTACCCCACAGCAGGCCGCTGCTCATCCGACGTGGTCTATGGGTCAGATGAATACCTTGAATTCCGCCACCTTAATTAACAAGGGGTTGGAGCTCATTGAGGCGGCGCTCTTGTTTGGCGTCGACCCAGACGCCATTGATGTGACGGTCCACCCACAATCGATCATCCATTCAATGGTGACTTTCACAGACGGTGCAACGATCGCGCAGGCCTCTGTTCCATCGATGAAACTGCCGATCGGGTTGGCGATGAATTGGCCGCATCGAGTTGCAGAAGTTGAGCCGGCTGTTGATTTCTCTCAGGCGTTCTCATGGGATTTCGAGCCGGTAGACAACGAGGCGTTTCCTGCAGTAGAGCTTGCGCGTACTGTTGCTCGGGCTGGAGGAGCCATGCCAGCTGTCTATAACGCTTCTAACGAAGAAGCAGCAGCTGCGTTTTTGGATGGTCAGATTCACTTTCCGCAGATCGTTGACACGGTGGGGTATGTCGTCGAGAAGCTGGGGCACTGGGCTACAGAAATTACCAGCGTCGATATGATTCTCGATGCTGAAAAAGAAGCGCGCGCTGCAGCTCAGGAGTATCTCGCTGGCCTCTAG
- the pyrH gene encoding UMP kinase: protein MLKLGGEMFGGGKVGIDPDVVDNVAKQIAEVASAGVEVAVVIGGGNFFRGAELQQRGMDRARSDYMGMLGTVMNCLALQDFLQQRGVDTRVQTAINMAQIAEPYLPLRASRHLEKGRVVIFGAGMGMPYFSTDTTAAQRALEIGAEVLLMAKAVDGVYDDDPRKNPDAQLFESITPREAIEKGLKVADATAFSLCMDNDMPILVFNLLTEGNIARACAGERIGTLVSS from the coding sequence ATGCTCAAACTCGGTGGTGAAATGTTCGGCGGCGGCAAGGTCGGCATTGACCCTGACGTTGTCGACAACGTCGCGAAGCAAATCGCCGAAGTCGCTTCCGCTGGAGTTGAGGTCGCAGTAGTCATTGGCGGCGGTAACTTCTTCCGCGGTGCCGAGCTGCAGCAACGCGGAATGGACCGTGCGCGGTCTGACTACATGGGCATGTTGGGCACAGTCATGAATTGTTTGGCACTTCAGGATTTCCTGCAGCAGCGTGGCGTCGATACGCGTGTTCAGACGGCCATCAACATGGCGCAGATCGCTGAACCGTACCTTCCGCTGCGCGCTTCCCGACACTTGGAGAAGGGCCGTGTAGTCATCTTCGGCGCAGGTATGGGCATGCCTTATTTCTCTACCGACACCACTGCAGCGCAGCGAGCTCTGGAAATCGGTGCGGAAGTGCTGCTCATGGCAAAAGCCGTCGATGGTGTCTACGATGACGACCCACGCAAGAATCCGGACGCACAGCTGTTTGAATCGATTACTCCACGGGAGGCTATCGAAAAGGGCCTCAAGGTCGCTGACGCCACTGCATTCAGCTTGTGCATGGACAATGACATGCCAATTCTGGTGTTTAACCTGCTGACCGAAGGAAATATCGCACGCGCGTGCGCCGGCGAGCGAATCGGTACACTAGTAAGTTCATAG
- a CDS encoding tyrosine recombinase XerC — MSAQVAEAVEDFAEYLVLVKGRSQRTATAYRSDLLQLARRVPSFADFTLSKVRSWLAEQVDDGIAATTLARRIAAARAFSTWATKNGYLDQDVAAKLATPKTGRHLPTVLGVRQASEIVEHPESKDDAQTLRDKAMLEVLYATGVRVSELCALDMRDIQWETNTMTVVGKGNKTRVVPCGTTALQAVRAWLEEGRPELANVESPPALFLGTRGGRINDRQVRRIVDKAANGAGVHGLSPHDLRHTAATHLLEGGADLRAVQEMLGHSSMQTTQIYTHVGSERLKNLYKQAHPRA, encoded by the coding sequence ATGTCTGCTCAGGTAGCCGAAGCCGTTGAAGATTTCGCCGAGTATCTTGTTCTTGTCAAGGGGCGTTCTCAACGCACGGCTACCGCATACCGTTCGGATTTACTCCAGCTTGCGCGTCGAGTGCCTTCGTTTGCGGACTTCACGCTAAGCAAGGTGCGTTCCTGGCTCGCCGAACAGGTCGACGATGGCATCGCTGCGACGACTCTTGCACGCCGCATAGCCGCCGCCCGGGCGTTTTCTACCTGGGCAACGAAGAATGGATACCTTGACCAGGATGTTGCAGCCAAATTAGCAACCCCGAAAACTGGCCGTCATCTCCCAACTGTGCTGGGTGTTCGGCAAGCCTCCGAAATCGTAGAACACCCGGAATCTAAAGATGACGCCCAAACGTTGCGGGATAAGGCGATGCTTGAAGTGCTCTACGCTACCGGGGTGCGGGTCAGTGAACTGTGCGCACTAGATATGCGCGATATTCAGTGGGAAACGAACACCATGACCGTGGTGGGTAAAGGAAACAAGACCAGAGTCGTTCCCTGTGGTACGACAGCGCTGCAAGCGGTACGGGCATGGCTTGAAGAAGGTCGCCCAGAGCTCGCCAACGTTGAAAGCCCCCCAGCTCTTTTCCTAGGAACCCGAGGCGGGCGAATTAATGACCGTCAAGTGCGTCGAATCGTAGATAAGGCCGCGAACGGCGCTGGAGTCCATGGTCTGAGCCCACACGACTTACGGCACACCGCTGCGACTCACCTGTTAGAAGGGGGCGCAGACCTACGTGCAGTTCAAGAGATGCTCGGGCACTCCTCAATGCAGACAACACAGATTTATACGCACGTCGGCTCGGAACGTCTGAAAAATCTGTACAAACAGGCACACCCGCGTGCCTAG
- the rlmN gene encoding 23S rRNA (adenine(2503)-C(2))-methyltransferase RlmN, whose protein sequence is MATPVKLQFAAPKRGMPPKHFTDMTREERIDALAEIGLPKFRADQIARHYYTRYEADPMEMTDLPESKREAVKEKLFPTLMTPLRDQTTDDGETQKTLWRLHDGTLLESVLMRYPDRATLCISSQAGCGMNCPFCATGQGGLDRNLSQAEIVEQVRNAAATMESEGSRLSNIVFMGMGEPLANYKRVVGAVKQIVAPAPQGFGISQRGVTVSTVGLAPSIRKLADEEMSIRLAVSLHTPDDEFRDELVPVNNRWPVAEVLDAARYYADKSGRRVSIEYALIRDKNDQGWRADMLGKKLHAALGPKVHVNVIPLNPTPGSEWDASPKAQQDEFVRRVQEQGVTCTVRDTKGSEIAAACGQLKADEMSQ, encoded by the coding sequence ATGGCTACACCCGTAAAACTACAATTTGCTGCCCCCAAGCGTGGCATGCCCCCGAAACATTTCACTGATATGACCCGCGAAGAGCGCATCGACGCTCTGGCAGAGATTGGCTTACCCAAATTCCGCGCGGACCAAATCGCGCGGCATTACTACACGCGTTATGAAGCCGACCCCATGGAGATGACAGATCTTCCAGAAAGCAAGCGCGAAGCGGTCAAGGAAAAGCTCTTCCCGACGTTGATGACACCGCTACGAGATCAAACGACCGACGACGGCGAGACGCAAAAAACCTTGTGGCGTCTTCACGACGGCACCCTGTTGGAATCGGTACTCATGCGGTACCCCGACCGAGCGACACTATGCATTTCCAGCCAGGCTGGCTGCGGAATGAACTGCCCGTTCTGCGCGACGGGACAGGGCGGTTTGGATCGCAACCTTTCCCAGGCTGAAATTGTGGAACAGGTGCGCAATGCGGCAGCCACAATGGAGTCTGAGGGATCGCGATTGTCTAACATCGTCTTCATGGGCATGGGGGAGCCGTTAGCGAACTACAAACGCGTTGTCGGAGCAGTGAAGCAGATCGTTGCTCCTGCGCCTCAAGGGTTCGGAATTTCTCAACGTGGCGTGACTGTATCCACCGTCGGTTTGGCACCCTCGATCCGCAAGCTAGCTGACGAAGAAATGTCCATCCGGCTTGCGGTGTCACTGCACACACCTGATGATGAGTTCCGTGATGAACTAGTCCCGGTAAATAATCGCTGGCCGGTCGCAGAAGTTCTCGATGCGGCACGGTATTACGCCGACAAATCGGGCCGCCGCGTGTCTATCGAATATGCCCTTATTCGCGATAAGAACGATCAAGGCTGGCGCGCCGACATGTTAGGTAAAAAGCTGCATGCGGCACTGGGGCCTAAGGTTCACGTTAACGTCATTCCACTCAATCCAACACCGGGTAGTGAGTGGGACGCCTCGCCTAAGGCACAGCAGGACGAATTTGTGCGACGTGTTCAGGAACAAGGCGTTACGTGCACTGTTCGCGATACAAAGGGTTCGGAGATCGCTGCAGCATGTGGCCAGTTAAAGGCTGACGAAATGTCGCAGTAA
- a CDS encoding phosphatidate cytidylyltransferase, which translates to MTSQSPRFTLGPRNSAGRNLKAAIPVALGLVALVLLALYVGPAGWYPLVALAAGLGTWEVTTRLREKNYQVPRLLLIAGGQLVVWASWPFGVVGALSGFVASVMAVMVRRLFINGPNAAPKNYLRDLSTSIFVLTWVPLFASFAAMIMLIDAPHASGSALIIAFMACVIASDTGGYVAGVFFGSHPMAPAVSPKKSWEGFAGSVITAAITGAVAIHWIFGTAAWLGIILGVLLAVCATLGDLVESQFKRELGIKDMSALLPGHGGLMDRLDGMLPAATVTWLILTILVSSSLL; encoded by the coding sequence ATGACTTCACAATCACCACGCTTTACCCTAGGGCCCCGAAACTCTGCGGGACGTAACCTCAAAGCTGCTATCCCGGTCGCGTTGGGGCTCGTTGCACTTGTTCTCTTAGCCCTGTACGTCGGCCCGGCCGGATGGTACCCGCTCGTAGCGCTGGCCGCGGGGCTTGGCACGTGGGAAGTAACTACCCGTTTGCGGGAAAAGAACTACCAGGTCCCACGCCTTCTACTCATTGCCGGGGGCCAGCTCGTTGTGTGGGCTTCGTGGCCTTTCGGCGTCGTCGGTGCACTCTCAGGCTTCGTGGCTTCGGTCATGGCTGTAATGGTGAGGCGTCTTTTCATTAACGGGCCCAATGCCGCACCGAAAAACTATCTTCGTGATCTTTCGACGAGCATTTTTGTCCTGACGTGGGTGCCGCTTTTTGCAAGTTTCGCGGCAATGATCATGCTTATCGACGCCCCGCACGCCTCCGGAAGCGCCCTGATCATCGCCTTCATGGCGTGCGTTATCGCCTCCGATACCGGTGGATATGTCGCGGGAGTCTTCTTTGGTTCGCACCCGATGGCACCGGCTGTGAGCCCGAAAAAGTCCTGGGAAGGTTTTGCAGGGTCTGTTATCACCGCGGCAATCACGGGCGCGGTGGCTATTCACTGGATCTTCGGGACTGCGGCGTGGTTGGGGATTATTCTGGGCGTCCTTCTAGCTGTGTGCGCTACGTTAGGTGACCTTGTGGAATCCCAATTCAAGCGCGAATTGGGAATCAAAGATATGTCAGCCTTGCTGCCGGGGCACGGCGGGCTCATGGATCGCCTCGATGGAATGCTTCCTGCGGCGACGGTGACATGGCTGATTTTGACAATCCTGGTAAGTTCTTCTTTGCTATAG
- the rpsB gene encoding 30S ribosomal protein S2, producing MAVVTMRELLDAGVHFGHQTRRWNPKMRRFIFTDRNGIYIIDLQQTLGYIDEAFEFVKETVAHGGNILFVGTKKQAQEAVQTEAERVGMPYVNHRWLGGMLTNFQTVSKRLARMKELRAMDAAEDGYAGRGKKEILMLTRERQKLERVLTGIADMTKVPSALWIVDTNKEHIAVAEAHKLNIPVVAILDTNCDPDDVNFPIPGNDDAIRSVNLLTHIIGEAVVAGKQAREERQLAAQREAAGDAPAEAEKKEEAQAEAAEQSAE from the coding sequence ATGGCAGTTGTAACCATGCGTGAGCTACTCGATGCTGGTGTCCACTTCGGCCACCAGACTCGCCGTTGGAACCCGAAGATGCGTCGTTTCATCTTCACCGACCGTAACGGCATCTACATCATTGACCTGCAGCAGACTCTCGGCTACATCGACGAAGCTTTCGAGTTTGTCAAGGAGACCGTTGCTCACGGCGGCAACATCCTCTTCGTTGGCACCAAGAAGCAGGCTCAGGAAGCAGTTCAGACCGAGGCAGAGCGTGTTGGCATGCCATACGTCAACCACCGCTGGCTCGGCGGTATGCTGACCAACTTCCAGACCGTTTCCAAGCGTCTTGCACGCATGAAGGAACTGCGGGCTATGGACGCTGCAGAGGACGGCTACGCAGGCCGCGGCAAGAAGGAAATCCTCATGCTCACCCGCGAGCGTCAGAAGCTCGAGCGCGTGCTGACCGGTATCGCCGACATGACCAAGGTTCCTTCCGCACTCTGGATCGTTGACACCAACAAGGAACACATCGCTGTTGCAGAAGCGCACAAGCTGAACATCCCAGTTGTTGCGATCCTTGACACCAACTGCGACCCAGACGATGTCAACTTCCCAATCCCGGGCAACGACGACGCAATCCGCTCCGTCAACCTGCTGACCCACATCATTGGCGAGGCTGTTGTTGCTGGTAAGCAGGCACGCGAAGAGCGTCAGCTTGCAGCACAGCGCGAAGCTGCTGGCGACGCACCTGCAGAAGCTGAGAAGAAGGAAGAAGCTCAAGCAGAAGCTGCTGAGCAGTCCGCTGAGTAA
- a CDS encoding M50 family metallopeptidase: MLVYLLGVVLFAVGIAATIALHELGHLSVARWSGMRVRRYFVGFGPTLWSTQKGTTEYGVKVVPFGGFCEIAGMTALDEVTPEEAPFAMRNKPAWKRIAVLLGGIAMNILVGLTIIFGVAVTSGIPNPYADMTPIAGETVCVADRNAVGESEPCSGPGPAGAAGVKAGDRIVAVDGNKLEAFVQLRDYVIDKPGQTVTLDVLRDGTPTTIDVPVAEVTAYAADGTPTTLGAIGIVGGAIPDAIKVFSPAEAVGATFKYSGDLLEGTVKGLVQLPAKIPGVALSIFGAEREVDSPMSVVGASRVGGEFVERSLWSMFWLMLASLNFFLALFNLIPLPPFDGGHVAVVVYEKIRDAVRRLRGLPPAGPADYTRLMPITYAIAAALLTVGVLFVVADVVNPVRLFG; the protein is encoded by the coding sequence GTGCTCGTATACTTATTGGGCGTGGTCTTGTTTGCGGTAGGAATTGCTGCGACGATTGCGCTGCACGAACTTGGGCACTTGTCCGTAGCCCGATGGAGCGGAATGCGCGTCCGGCGGTATTTCGTTGGCTTTGGGCCCACGCTGTGGTCGACTCAGAAGGGGACAACGGAATACGGCGTCAAAGTGGTTCCCTTTGGGGGATTCTGCGAAATTGCCGGCATGACTGCATTGGATGAGGTCACGCCTGAAGAAGCCCCGTTTGCGATGCGCAACAAACCCGCGTGGAAGCGGATTGCCGTGCTGCTCGGCGGAATTGCCATGAACATTCTCGTCGGTCTGACAATCATTTTCGGCGTGGCAGTGACTTCGGGTATCCCGAACCCGTATGCGGATATGACACCGATAGCAGGGGAAACGGTATGCGTGGCTGATCGCAATGCCGTCGGTGAATCGGAGCCCTGTTCAGGACCTGGCCCCGCTGGTGCGGCTGGTGTCAAGGCCGGCGACCGAATCGTTGCAGTCGATGGTAATAAGTTAGAGGCATTCGTCCAGTTACGTGATTACGTCATTGACAAGCCCGGGCAAACAGTAACTCTCGATGTGCTTCGCGACGGCACCCCCACCACCATCGACGTTCCCGTCGCGGAGGTCACCGCATACGCTGCCGACGGCACACCCACCACGCTTGGTGCAATAGGAATCGTCGGAGGCGCCATCCCTGATGCCATCAAGGTATTTAGCCCAGCTGAGGCGGTAGGCGCCACTTTTAAATACTCCGGTGATCTGTTGGAGGGCACGGTCAAGGGGCTTGTCCAATTGCCTGCCAAAATTCCTGGCGTTGCATTAAGCATTTTCGGAGCAGAGCGGGAAGTTGATTCGCCAATGAGTGTTGTTGGCGCTTCGCGGGTGGGTGGCGAATTTGTTGAACGTTCGCTGTGGTCGATGTTCTGGCTGATGCTTGCTTCGCTGAACTTCTTCCTTGCTCTGTTTAATCTGATCCCGTTGCCCCCGTTTGACGGCGGACATGTGGCAGTAGTTGTGTACGAGAAAATTCGCGATGCCGTACGTCGTCTCCGTGGCCTACCGCCCGCGGGCCCTGCTGATTACACGCGTCTGATGCCGATTACGTACGCAATTGCTGCAGCGCTCTTGACTGTCGGTGTGCTGTTTGTCGTTGCGGATGTGGTGAATCCAGTGCGTCTTTTCGGTTAG
- the frr gene encoding ribosome recycling factor — protein MEEILLDAEERMTNSVEHTREDLSTIRTGRANPNMFNGVMAEYYGVLTPITQMSSISVPEPRMLLIKPYEPSVMDAIETAIRNSDLGVNPTNDGLVLRVTVPQLTEERRRDMVKLAKSKGEDGKVAIRNVRRSGMEALKKMQKDGEAGEDEIRASEQELDKTTAKYVAEIDEIVENKEKELMEV, from the coding sequence ATGGAAGAAATTTTGCTCGACGCCGAAGAGCGCATGACGAACTCTGTTGAGCACACCCGTGAGGACCTTTCCACAATCCGTACTGGACGTGCTAACCCGAACATGTTTAACGGTGTTATGGCGGAGTACTACGGTGTCTTGACACCTATTACGCAGATGTCGTCGATCTCTGTCCCCGAGCCACGCATGCTCTTGATTAAGCCTTATGAGCCTTCCGTCATGGACGCCATCGAAACGGCTATCCGTAATTCGGACCTGGGTGTAAACCCAACTAACGACGGCCTCGTCCTGCGCGTCACCGTTCCTCAGTTGACTGAAGAGCGCCGTCGCGACATGGTGAAGTTGGCCAAGTCTAAGGGCGAAGACGGCAAGGTTGCTATCCGTAATGTTCGTCGTTCTGGCATGGAAGCTCTGAAGAAGATGCAAAAGGACGGCGAAGCCGGCGAGGACGAAATCCGCGCATCTGAGCAGGAGCTCGATAAGACCACTGCAAAATACGTAGCAGAGATCGACGAAATCGTTGAGAACAAGGAAAAGGAACTGATGGAAGTCTAA
- a CDS encoding DUF2631 domain-containing protein: MADSHTIEPEIYNGVSTLDEPSAAWGWHDIGGRAIQIAGWISVALLLLMNFGNHHGHVETIWLCTLAAVIALGLIIHMVQPKLKNRRTLTAHNKPVGYKERAWNYEQATLSGPYAELSDSELRALNIDPARVEHLRVAPSQGKHALDN, encoded by the coding sequence GTGGCTGATTCCCACACGATTGAGCCTGAGATCTACAACGGGGTCTCTACCTTGGACGAACCATCTGCAGCATGGGGCTGGCACGACATCGGAGGGCGCGCCATTCAGATTGCGGGCTGGATTTCCGTCGCTTTGCTGCTGCTGATGAACTTTGGCAACCACCACGGCCACGTAGAAACCATCTGGCTGTGCACCTTGGCAGCCGTTATTGCGCTCGGCCTGATCATTCACATGGTCCAACCGAAGTTGAAGAACCGCCGCACCCTCACTGCGCACAACAAGCCGGTGGGTTACAAAGAACGTGCTTGGAACTATGAGCAAGCTACGCTGTCCGGTCCTTACGCCGAGCTTAGCGATTCCGAGCTGCGCGCACTCAACATCGATCCAGCACGCGTAGAGCACCTCCGAGTCGCCCCATCACAGGGCAAGCACGCACTGGATAATTAA
- the tsf gene encoding translation elongation factor Ts — translation MANYTAADVKKLRELTGSGMLDCKKALEETEGDFDKAVEILRIQGAKDVGKRAERDAAEGLVAVSGNTMIEVNSETDFVAKNAEFITVAENIAKAAADAKANSAEELAAVEVEGQTAAQYLEALSAKIGEKLELRRAVTLVGDNVAVYLHQRSADLPPAVGVLVAYTGEGEAAEQAAHGIAMQIAAMKAQYLTREDVPAEVVEKERSIAEQITREEGKPEQAIPKIVEGRLNGFYKDVVLLDQASVADSKKTVKQVADEAGITVTGFARFEVGQA, via the coding sequence ATGGCGAACTACACTGCCGCAGATGTTAAGAAGCTCCGTGAGCTCACCGGCTCCGGCATGCTCGATTGCAAGAAGGCTCTGGAAGAGACCGAAGGCGATTTTGACAAGGCTGTTGAAATCCTGCGCATCCAGGGCGCAAAGGACGTCGGAAAGCGTGCAGAGCGCGACGCTGCAGAAGGCCTGGTTGCTGTATCCGGCAACACCATGATCGAGGTCAACTCTGAGACCGACTTCGTTGCAAAGAACGCGGAGTTCATCACTGTTGCTGAGAACATCGCGAAGGCTGCAGCAGACGCAAAGGCTAACTCCGCTGAAGAGCTCGCAGCAGTTGAGGTTGAGGGGCAGACCGCAGCACAGTACCTTGAGGCACTGTCTGCAAAGATCGGCGAGAAGCTCGAGCTTCGTCGTGCAGTCACCCTTGTCGGCGACAACGTAGCTGTATACCTGCACCAGCGTTCTGCTGACCTGCCTCCTGCAGTTGGCGTTCTGGTTGCCTACACCGGCGAAGGCGAAGCTGCTGAGCAGGCTGCCCACGGTATTGCAATGCAGATTGCTGCGATGAAGGCTCAGTACCTGACCCGCGAGGATGTTCCAGCTGAGGTTGTTGAGAAAGAGCGCTCCATCGCGGAGCAGATCACCCGCGAAGAGGGCAAGCCAGAACAGGCTATCCCGAAGATCGTTGAGGGTCGTCTCAACGGCTTCTACAAGGACGTTGTCCTTCTGGACCAGGCTTCCGTCGCTGACAGCAAGAAGACCGTCAAGCAGGTTGCTGACGAAGCTGGCATCACCGTTACCGGTTTCGCACGCTTCGAGGTTGGCCAGGCATAA
- a CDS encoding M23 family metallopeptidase: protein MPTKAYAYVNPVTGDSTARGVTRGFAPPPKPWLAGHRGVDVEAPLGAPILAAEDGVVAFVGVVAGTPVVSIDHPDGIRTTYQPVLGTVQVGADVREGQVIGTLTADTQHSEGLHWGARPGGQQDLYLNPLSLLDAPAIRLKPTRGLV from the coding sequence ATGCCCACGAAGGCTTACGCCTACGTCAATCCTGTAACCGGCGACAGCACCGCACGTGGCGTCACTCGTGGTTTCGCCCCGCCCCCAAAACCGTGGCTGGCAGGACACCGGGGCGTTGATGTGGAGGCGCCACTCGGAGCACCCATCCTGGCTGCAGAAGATGGTGTGGTTGCTTTCGTCGGGGTCGTCGCTGGAACCCCTGTTGTTTCCATCGACCATCCCGACGGAATCCGGACCACGTACCAACCGGTCCTCGGTACCGTGCAAGTAGGAGCCGACGTCAGAGAGGGTCAAGTTATCGGTACATTGACCGCCGATACCCAACACTCCGAAGGCCTGCATTGGGGTGCACGCCCAGGAGGCCAGCAAGACCTATACCTCAATCCGCTTTCTCTACTAGACGCTCCTGCAATCCGTTTGAAGCCAACACGGGGACTCGTCTAG